From a single Phragmites australis chromosome 7, lpPhrAust1.1, whole genome shotgun sequence genomic region:
- the LOC133924985 gene encoding protein CURLY FLAG LEAF 1-like: MAADVSSVARLLRGEAGKKGGPEIVTMDLLGGCGGGGGRAAEDEVVDLEVTVPAGWERRLDLLSGKTFLIPRHTSVQDGNQDLNMPPPASTAAAPTTSAAVCTLDMVRSALERATAGRPVASPATSSASSASTSSSSSAGKRNRSPPADAQALATPAMRAAACPSCLTYVLIAEADPRCPRCSARVPPLGGMSAAASGADGSGKKPRIDLNAAADESE, from the exons ATGGCGGCGGACGTGAGCTCTGTCGCGAGGTTGCTCCGCGGGGAGGCGGGGAAGAAGGGAGGGCCGGAGATCGTGACGATGGATCTTCTaggcggatgcggcggcggcggcggccgggccgcGGAGGACGAGGTGGTGGACCTCGAGGTGACGGTGCCTGCCGGGTGGGAGAGGCGGCTTGATCTCCTG TCCGGGAAGACGTTCTTGATTCCTCGCCACACGAGCGTCCAAGACGGTAACCAAGACCTGAACATGCCTCCACCGGCCTCCACCGCGGCGGCGCCCACCACCTCGGCCGCGGTCTGCACCCTCGACATGGTCCGCTCCGCCCTCGAGCGCGCCACCGCCGGGAGACCCGTTGCCTCGCCGGCCACGTCGTCCGCATCGTCCGCGTCCACCTCGTCATCTTCCTCCGCCGGAAAGCGCAACCGCTCGCCTCCGGCCGACGCTCAGGCGTTGGCGACCCCGGCGATGCGCGCGGCCGCGTGCCCGTCCTGCCTCACGTACGTGCTCATCGCCGAGGCCGACCCCCGCTGCCCGCGCTGCTCTGCCAGGGTACCACCGCTCGGCGGGatgtccgccgccgcctccggcgccgacggcagcggcaaGAAGCCGAGGATTGACCTGAATGCGGCCGCCGATGAGAGCGAGTga
- the LOC133924986 gene encoding imidazoleglycerol-phosphate dehydratase 3, chloroplastic-like, producing MNTARFVSPSPFRLSTAPDSPAPTSLGRSSGRVVAFPARPHGFSLRLRSPAMAASGVGGNGSPTAPGNSAGPSRIGEVKRVTKETNVHVKINLDGTGVADCSTGIPFLDHMLDQLASHGLFDVYVKATGDTHIDDHHSNEDIALAIGTALLQALGDRKGINRFGHFTAPLDEAAVEVILDLSGRPHLSCGLDIPTARVGSYDTQLVEHFFQSLVNTSGMTLHIRQLAGKNLHHIIEASFKAFARALRQATEYDLRRRGTVPSSKGVLSRS from the exons ATGAACACCGCGCGGTTCGTATCCCCCTCCCCGTTCCGCCTGTCCACCGCACCGGACTCCCCTGCCCCCACATCCTTGGGGAGGTCTAGCGGTCGGGTCGTCGCCTTCCCCGCTCGGCCGCACGGTTTCTCGCTTCGTCTGAGGTCGCCTGCTATGGCCGCCTCCGGCGTCGGCGGCAACGGCTCCCCAACCGCTCCCGGAAACTCTGCAG GGCCATCTAGGATTGGAGAGGTAAAGAGGGTGACCAAGGAGACAAATGTGCATGTGAAGATAAACCttgatggcactggtgttgcCGACTGCAGCACAGGGATACCGTTCTTGGATCACATGCTCGAT CAACTGGCATCCCATGGACTATTTGATGTCTACGTTAAGGCAACAGGAGACACACACATTGATGATCATCACTCAAATGAGGACATTGCTTTGGCAATTGGAACG GCACTGCTTCAAGCACTAGGTGATCGAAAAGGAATTAACCGATTTGGGCATTTTACAGCACCACTTGATGAGGCAGCAGTTGAAGTTATACTG GATCTATCTGGTCGTCCTCATTTAAGCTGTGGCTTAGATATTCCTACTGCACGAGTTGGCTCATATGATACACAG TTAGTTGAGCACTTTTTCCAATCTCTTGTGAATACATCTGGGATGACGCTTCACATCCGTCAG CTTGCTGGGAAAAACTTGCACCATATTATTGAGGCGTCTTTCAAAGCATTTGCTAGGGCCCTTAGACAAGCTACAGAATACGACTTGAGGCGACGTGGCACTGTCCCCAG CTCAAAAGGTGTTCTGTCGAGGTCGTAG